Proteins encoded within one genomic window of Flavobacterium oreochromis:
- a CDS encoding PfkB family carbohydrate kinase, protein MNKLLIVGTVAFDAIETPFGKTDKILGGAGTFIGLSASNFNLQSAIVSVVGEDFPQEYIELLKSRNIDVSGLEIVKGGKTFFWSGKYHNDLNSRDTLVTELNVLADFKPVVPENFKHADVVMLGNLHPLVQSSVLDQLTEKPKLVVLDTMNFWMDCALEELKTVMKRVDVITINDEEARQLSGEYSLVKAAAKIHEMGPKYVVIKKGEHGALLFNEKEVFFAPALPLEEVYDPTGAGDTFAGGFSGFITQSENISFENMKSAIVHGSNLASFCVEKFGTERMVSLTKEEAQNRLKQFKALTQFDIELS, encoded by the coding sequence ATGAACAAATTATTGATTGTAGGAACAGTAGCTTTTGATGCTATTGAAACGCCGTTTGGTAAAACTGATAAAATTTTAGGTGGAGCTGGTACCTTTATTGGTCTATCTGCTTCTAATTTTAATTTACAATCAGCCATCGTATCTGTAGTAGGTGAAGATTTCCCTCAAGAATACATTGAATTATTAAAATCTAGAAATATCGATGTAAGTGGCTTAGAAATTGTAAAAGGAGGAAAAACTTTTTTCTGGAGTGGAAAATACCATAATGACTTAAATTCTCGCGATACATTAGTAACTGAATTAAACGTGTTAGCTGATTTTAAACCTGTGGTTCCTGAAAATTTCAAACATGCAGATGTAGTAATGTTAGGTAACTTACATCCATTAGTACAGTCTAGTGTATTAGACCAATTAACAGAAAAACCGAAATTAGTGGTTCTAGACACCATGAATTTCTGGATGGATTGCGCCTTAGAAGAATTAAAAACAGTAATGAAGCGAGTAGATGTAATCACAATTAACGATGAAGAAGCACGTCAATTATCTGGTGAATATTCTTTAGTTAAAGCTGCTGCTAAAATTCATGAAATGGGACCTAAGTATGTTGTAATTAAAAAAGGTGAACATGGTGCCTTGTTATTTAATGAAAAAGAAGTCTTTTTTGCCCCAGCACTTCCTTTAGAAGAGGTATATGATCCTACAGGAGCAGGAGATACTTTTGCAGGAGGTTTTTCTGGCTTCATTACACAAAGCGAAAATATTTCTTTTGAAAACATGAAATCCGCAATTGTTCACGGATCAAATTTAGCCTCTTTCTGTGTGGAAAAATTTGGAACTGAACGAATGGTAAGCTTAACAAAAGAAGAAGCCCAAAATCGTTTAAAACAGTTCAAAGCCTTGACACAATTTGACATAGAATTATCATAA
- the hflX gene encoding GTPase HflX encodes MLEKEKHIFERTVIVGIVTQSQNEDKLNEYLDELEFLTFTAGGEVVKRFTQKMDKPNPKTFVGTGKLEQIKIYIKENDIKTVIFDDELSPAQQKNITRELDCKVLDRTNLILDIFAQRAETSYARTQVELAQCQYLLPRLTGMWTHLERQRGGIGMRGPGETEIETDRRIVRDRIALLKEKIKTIDKQMAIQRSNRGAMVRVALVGYTNVGKSTLMNTVGKSEVFVENKLFATLDTTVRKVVIKNLPFLLSDTVGFIRKLPTQLVESFKSTLDEVREADLLLHVVDISHPEFEDHIESVNQILQEIKSADKPTIMVFNKIDSYQYLTIAEDDLITEKTTKHYTLEDWKNTWMNRLGENNALFISATEKHNFEEFREKVYEAVRQIHITRFPYNNFLYPDYKEADGE; translated from the coding sequence ATGTTAGAAAAAGAAAAACATATTTTTGAAAGAACAGTAATCGTAGGAATCGTAACCCAAAGTCAAAATGAAGACAAACTAAATGAGTATTTAGATGAACTGGAATTTTTGACTTTTACTGCTGGTGGTGAAGTGGTAAAACGTTTCACTCAAAAAATGGATAAACCAAATCCAAAAACTTTTGTAGGAACAGGAAAGCTTGAACAAATTAAAATATACATCAAAGAAAATGATATCAAAACTGTTATTTTTGATGATGAGCTTTCACCTGCACAACAAAAAAACATTACCCGCGAATTAGATTGCAAAGTATTAGATCGTACAAATCTTATCTTAGACATATTTGCTCAACGTGCTGAAACGTCATATGCCCGTACCCAAGTTGAACTAGCGCAATGTCAGTATTTACTTCCTAGATTAACGGGTATGTGGACACACTTAGAACGTCAACGAGGTGGAATTGGAATGCGTGGTCCAGGAGAAACAGAAATTGAAACGGATCGTCGTATTGTACGAGATCGAATTGCTTTACTAAAAGAAAAAATTAAAACGATAGATAAACAAATGGCCATTCAACGTAGTAACAGAGGAGCCATGGTTCGTGTTGCACTGGTTGGATATACTAACGTTGGAAAGTCAACTCTAATGAATACTGTTGGAAAAAGCGAAGTTTTTGTTGAAAACAAACTATTTGCAACTTTGGATACTACTGTAAGAAAAGTAGTTATCAAAAACCTACCTTTCTTATTATCTGATACAGTAGGTTTTATTCGAAAATTACCTACCCAACTTGTTGAATCTTTTAAAAGTACATTAGACGAAGTAAGAGAAGCTGATCTTTTATTGCATGTAGTTGATATTTCACATCCTGAATTTGAAGATCATATTGAATCTGTAAATCAAATTTTACAAGAAATTAAAAGTGCTGACAAGCCTACTATTATGGTTTTTAACAAAATAGATTCTTATCAATACTTAACAATAGCCGAAGATGATCTAATTACAGAAAAAACAACAAAACATTACACGCTTGAAGATTGGAAAAACACTTGGATGAATCGCTTAGGCGAAAATAATGCACTATTTATTTCAGCTACGGAAAAGCATAATTTTGAAGAATTTAGAGAAAAAGTATATGAAGCTGTAAGACAAATTCATATTACACGATTTCCTTATAACAACTTCTTATATCCTGATTATAAAGAAGCTGATGGAGAATAA
- a CDS encoding DUF5689 domain-containing protein has product MKNINIKSFLAYSFILCTSVACVNEKFDTPRAESLCETLTPNKKVSDFTEKAPTSGFITNKTDDIIEAIVTSSDEGGTFYKSISFESVDDKFGVSTVGFSISVDQSNLHTEFEPGRKVYIKMNGLSYVSKNGSTVIGEIFNNGTPNNTTDDQVGRISFVTYKNIIRKSCENVGEEKIVKKPLFINQILNDSYINKLIELKDVQFLDASVGKKYFDPTLNNLGGATNHLITDLNGNKIIVRISEFAKFASKTISNKNGKIRGILTKFGSDYQFIPRTEKDIQLTEDRKEVDLAPALGGSSLAYLGAFTENFESYIAGTSATTGTKNFPKYINDPLLGSKYWYVTSFSNNKYIVMSAFNSASTGQDLNNKSYFIVPVDFTAANSMSFKTQDRFNTGSVLKVYYSTNYIPLSKVSSATLTDITSNFTIASGTLTGTTKPFVNSGIFNFPANLTGNGYIIFEYSGGYSFNPAITTTIHIDDIVIN; this is encoded by the coding sequence ATGAAAAATATAAATATTAAAAGTTTTTTGGCTTATTCGTTTATACTATGTACAAGCGTAGCCTGTGTAAATGAAAAGTTTGATACACCTAGAGCGGAAAGTCTTTGTGAAACTTTAACTCCTAATAAAAAAGTAAGTGATTTTACAGAGAAAGCACCTACAAGTGGTTTTATAACTAACAAAACAGATGATATTATTGAGGCAATTGTTACTTCAAGTGATGAAGGAGGTACTTTTTATAAATCAATCTCTTTTGAATCAGTTGATGATAAATTTGGAGTTAGCACTGTTGGATTTAGCATATCTGTAGATCAAAGTAATTTACATACTGAATTTGAGCCCGGAAGAAAAGTTTATATTAAAATGAATGGCTTATCTTATGTGAGTAAAAATGGATCTACGGTAATAGGTGAAATTTTCAATAATGGAACGCCTAACAATACTACTGATGATCAAGTTGGTAGAATTTCTTTTGTGACATATAAAAACATTATTAGAAAGTCATGTGAAAATGTAGGTGAAGAAAAAATTGTAAAAAAACCTTTGTTCATCAATCAAATATTAAATGATTCATATATCAATAAATTAATTGAATTAAAAGATGTTCAGTTTTTAGATGCGTCAGTTGGTAAAAAATATTTTGATCCAACTCTCAACAACTTAGGTGGTGCAACAAACCATTTAATAACAGATTTAAATGGGAATAAAATTATTGTAAGAATTAGTGAATTTGCAAAATTCGCTAGTAAAACCATTTCTAATAAAAATGGTAAAATAAGAGGTATTTTAACAAAATTTGGTTCTGACTATCAATTCATACCACGTACAGAAAAGGACATTCAATTAACTGAAGATAGAAAAGAAGTTGATTTAGCACCTGCTTTAGGAGGTTCTTCTTTAGCATATTTAGGAGCTTTTACAGAAAACTTTGAATCTTACATTGCTGGAACAAGTGCTACAACAGGAACAAAAAACTTCCCTAAATATATTAATGATCCTTTACTAGGATCTAAATATTGGTATGTAACTAGCTTTAGTAATAATAAATACATTGTTATGTCTGCTTTTAACAGTGCTTCTACTGGTCAAGATCTCAATAATAAATCCTATTTTATTGTTCCAGTAGACTTTACAGCAGCAAACAGTATGTCATTCAAAACACAAGATAGATTTAATACTGGAAGCGTTTTAAAAGTATACTATTCTACTAACTACATTCCTCTATCAAAAGTAAGTAGTGCAACTTTAACAGACATTACATCTAATTTTACGATTGCTTCAGGTACTTTAACAGGAACTACTAAACCATTTGTTAATAGTGGTATATTTAATTTCCCTGCTAATTTAACTGGTAATGGATATATCATCTTTGAATATTCTGGAGGATATAGCTTTAATCCTGCTATAACCACCACCATCCATATTGATGATATCGTTATAAATTAA
- a CDS encoding choice-of-anchor J domain-containing protein: MKKFLKSIITSVIAAGLFIACDKEKDFDIPEIKVAYLFENFEGTTYGSGSTEVPINLKGWTNYNLSTTGTRLWNSRLSDSNKYAEFSSFYSAANTTDEAWLITPNASIDNQKETFFSFDTKVRFWTGSNLTVLISENYDGTKAGINTATWTPLNVTLPTATTVDKFISSGTISLAAYKGKNIRIAFKYVGNKTSGLTTTCQLDNIKLFMN, encoded by the coding sequence ATGAAAAAGTTTTTAAAATCAATTATCACTTCAGTTATCGCTGCTGGATTATTCATAGCTTGTGATAAAGAAAAGGATTTCGATATCCCTGAAATTAAAGTAGCTTATCTATTCGAAAACTTTGAAGGGACAACATATGGATCTGGATCAACAGAAGTTCCTATCAATCTTAAAGGATGGACTAATTATAATTTAAGTACTACTGGAACTCGATTATGGAATAGCCGTTTATCTGACTCAAATAAATATGCTGAATTTTCATCTTTTTATTCTGCTGCTAACACAACAGATGAAGCATGGTTGATAACCCCTAATGCTAGTATTGATAACCAAAAAGAAACATTCTTTTCATTTGACACAAAAGTTAGGTTTTGGACAGGTAGCAATTTAACCGTATTAATTTCTGAAAATTATGACGGCACAAAAGCGGGTATAAATACGGCTACTTGGACCCCTCTAAATGTTACATTACCAACTGCTACAACAGTTGATAAATTTATTTCCAGTGGTACCATTAGCTTAGCTGCTTATAAAGGTAAAAATATCCGAATTGCATTTAAATATGTCGGAAACAAGACAAGTGGATTAACTACTACTTGTCAGTTAGATAATATTAAACTTTTTATGAACTAA
- a CDS encoding carboxypeptidase-like regulatory domain-containing protein has product MKKLVFSTLLVLQAVLVFAQQPTGISGKVIDYKTNKPLQNVVTTIENTSLSQLTNSSGKFKITGVSVGKQLLKIKSDGYKEQLLALEIISNQILDLGVIVLEDDSQNQEQQLSLVTLTENDLGDDNSGSESTSGLLQATRDTYQQAAAFNWGGARFRIRGLDNEYGNTMINGVSMNKIWDGRPQWGNWGGLNDATRNQEFTMGTAASDYTFGNILGTQQINTRASMYRAGTRISFSGTNTNYNWRGMGTYASGLDSKGWSFVVSASRRWAQEGHFEGTDMAANSLFASVEKRFGKKHALNFTSIYAENRRGKTSPNTSEVTDIKGYKYNSYWGWQEGKKRNSRDRMINEPIMMLNHYWKFSERTKLNTNLAFQSGSVANSRLEYPGGNNPDPTYYKKLPSNYLNLTNESTGEWIPDYAKAAIALTDFRNNGQINWDEMYYANTNPNNITGKAYYLLTEQRNDDTQITANTILNSQVSENISINAGVNFKKLKSHQYAVVSDLLGAKYTENFDPFYESKGDFAQYDLNNPNQKIQLNDIFGYNYNLRATVIDAFTQFKFNFKKADFYLSQSFSKSEYQREGLYKNGKYASNSFGKSERPTFENFGLKAGITYKLSSRHLFDFNGAYLTKAPNLRNTFANARYNNNLTLDLTSEKIVSADASYIIRTPKFKSRITGFYNKVSGATNIAFFFSEGIADEDTNNGNEDAFVSEIVTGIDRKNIGGELGIEYQISSTIKATLAGSYGEYTYDNNPTLRVNNDAAATVSNTYPVEDFGKTYLKGYRVAGMPQVAGSFGLEYRHPKFWYIGANYNYFDQTYVGVSNILRTNNFTIDDKTGISYDGVNETSVRNALQQERLPAYFLLNLSGGKSWRIKRGVTFGFFATVNNALDKVFKTGGFEQARKATFPLLNQDSQSGIRTFGSKYFYGYGRNFFVNLYINF; this is encoded by the coding sequence ATGAAAAAACTAGTTTTTAGTACCTTGTTGGTACTACAGGCAGTTTTAGTTTTTGCACAACAACCAACAGGAATTTCAGGAAAGGTTATTGACTACAAAACTAATAAGCCTCTACAAAATGTAGTGACTACTATTGAAAACACCAGTTTATCGCAATTAACAAATTCAAGCGGTAAATTTAAAATAACAGGTGTTAGCGTAGGTAAGCAGCTTTTAAAAATTAAAAGTGATGGCTACAAAGAACAGCTTTTAGCTTTAGAAATTATTTCCAATCAAATTTTAGATTTGGGAGTAATCGTTCTTGAAGATGATTCTCAAAATCAAGAGCAACAGCTAAGCTTAGTTACCTTAACAGAAAATGACTTGGGCGATGATAATAGTGGTTCAGAAAGTACGTCAGGTCTTTTACAGGCTACAAGAGATACTTATCAACAAGCTGCTGCATTTAATTGGGGAGGAGCTCGTTTTAGAATTAGAGGATTAGACAACGAATATGGAAATACCATGATAAATGGTGTTTCTATGAATAAAATATGGGATGGTCGTCCTCAGTGGGGTAATTGGGGAGGACTAAATGACGCTACTAGAAATCAAGAATTTACTATGGGTACTGCTGCATCTGACTATACCTTTGGTAACATATTAGGTACTCAACAAATAAACACTAGAGCATCTATGTACAGAGCTGGAACTCGCATTTCGTTTTCAGGAACAAATACTAATTATAACTGGAGAGGAATGGGAACTTATGCTTCTGGTTTAGACAGTAAAGGCTGGTCTTTTGTTGTTTCTGCTAGTAGAAGATGGGCTCAAGAAGGTCATTTTGAAGGAACAGATATGGCTGCTAACTCATTATTTGCAAGTGTAGAAAAAAGATTTGGCAAAAAACATGCTTTAAACTTTACTTCAATATATGCTGAAAACAGAAGAGGAAAAACATCTCCTAACACAAGTGAAGTAACAGATATTAAAGGATATAAATATAATTCTTATTGGGGCTGGCAAGAAGGTAAAAAACGCAACAGTAGAGACCGCATGATAAACGAACCAATTATGATGTTAAATCATTATTGGAAATTTAGTGAAAGAACTAAATTAAATACAAATTTAGCTTTCCAATCAGGTTCTGTTGCTAATTCAAGATTAGAATATCCGGGAGGTAATAATCCAGACCCTACCTATTATAAAAAATTACCTAGTAACTATTTAAATTTAACAAATGAAAGTACGGGTGAGTGGATTCCTGACTATGCAAAAGCAGCTATTGCTTTAACAGATTTTAGAAATAATGGTCAAATTAACTGGGATGAAATGTATTATGCTAATACTAACCCAAATAATATTACTGGAAAAGCCTACTATTTGCTAACAGAGCAAAGAAATGATGATACTCAAATTACAGCAAACACAATATTAAACTCGCAAGTTTCCGAAAATATAAGTATCAATGCAGGTGTAAATTTTAAAAAATTAAAATCACATCAATATGCTGTTGTAAGTGATCTTTTAGGAGCAAAATATACTGAAAACTTTGATCCTTTTTATGAATCAAAAGGAGATTTTGCTCAATATGATCTAAATAATCCTAATCAAAAAATTCAACTTAACGATATTTTTGGATATAATTATAACTTAAGAGCTACTGTAATTGATGCTTTTACACAATTCAAATTTAACTTCAAAAAAGCTGATTTTTATTTATCACAAAGTTTTTCTAAATCCGAATATCAAAGAGAAGGCTTATATAAAAATGGAAAATACGCATCTAATTCATTCGGAAAGAGTGAGCGTCCTACTTTTGAAAACTTCGGTTTAAAAGCTGGAATAACATATAAACTATCTAGCCGTCATTTATTTGATTTTAATGGCGCTTACTTAACGAAAGCCCCTAACTTAAGAAACACTTTTGCTAATGCTCGTTACAACAACAACTTAACACTTGATCTTACAAGTGAAAAAATAGTAAGTGCAGACGCAAGTTATATTATTCGCACTCCAAAATTTAAGTCTAGAATTACAGGATTTTATAATAAAGTATCTGGCGCAACAAATATAGCCTTCTTTTTCAGTGAAGGAATTGCTGATGAAGATACAAATAATGGTAATGAGGATGCTTTTGTAAGTGAAATTGTAACAGGTATAGACAGAAAAAACATTGGAGGTGAACTAGGTATAGAATATCAAATTAGTTCAACTATTAAAGCTACTTTAGCTGGTTCATATGGAGAATACACTTATGATAATAATCCAACATTAAGAGTAAATAATGATGCCGCTGCAACAGTATCTAACACTTATCCTGTTGAAGATTTTGGAAAAACATACTTAAAAGGGTATAGAGTAGCTGGTATGCCACAAGTAGCAGGGTCTTTTGGCTTAGAATACCGTCACCCAAAATTCTGGTACATAGGTGCTAACTATAATTATTTTGACCAAACTTATGTTGGTGTTTCAAATATTTTAAGAACAAATAATTTTACAATTGATGATAAAACAGGTATTTCTTATGATGGTGTTAACGAAACTTCCGTAAGAAATGCGCTTCAACAAGAACGCCTACCGGCCTATTTCTTATTAAACTTAAGTGGAGGTAAATCTTGGAGAATTAAAAGAGGGGTAACATTTGGCTTTTTTGCTACAGTTAACAATGCTCTTGATAAAGTATTTAAAACGGGAGGATTTGAACAAGCAAGAAAAGCAACATTCCCTCTATTAAATCAAGATTCACAAAGTGGCATCAGAACCTTTGGTTCAAAATACTTCTATGGTTATGGAAGAAATTTCTTTGTGAATTTGTACATTAATTTCTAA
- a CDS encoding 3-hydroxyanthranilate 3,4-dioxygenase, whose product MSVTKPFNLNKWIEENRDLLKPPVANKNLYIHSDDYIVMIVGGPNARKDYHYNETEELFYQLEGEITVYVQENGKKQTIKLTAGDMYLHPAKIPHSPNRTEGSIGLVIERKRTTGKDGLLWYCDSCNHPLHEVYFELQDIEKDFLQHFKDFYSSEEKRTCKKCGTIMATDPRFIQD is encoded by the coding sequence ATGTCAGTAACAAAACCATTCAATCTAAATAAATGGATAGAAGAAAATCGCGATCTTCTAAAACCTCCTGTAGCTAATAAAAATTTATATATCCATTCAGATGATTATATCGTAATGATAGTAGGTGGTCCTAATGCTCGTAAAGACTATCATTACAATGAAACAGAAGAATTATTTTATCAATTAGAAGGAGAAATAACAGTTTATGTTCAAGAAAATGGTAAAAAACAAACAATAAAACTTACAGCTGGTGATATGTATTTACATCCTGCTAAAATTCCACATTCACCTAATAGAACAGAAGGCTCAATAGGTTTAGTGATTGAAAGAAAACGAACCACTGGAAAAGATGGGTTATTGTGGTATTGTGATAGTTGCAATCATCCCTTACATGAAGTTTATTTTGAGTTGCAAGATATAGAAAAGGATTTTTTACAGCACTTCAAAGATTTTTACAGCTCTGAAGAGAAACGTACTTGTAAGAAATGTGGTACTATTATGGCAACCGACCCCCGATTTATTCAAGATTAG
- the amaB gene encoding L-piperidine-6-carboxylate dehydrogenase: MSTITQSTVAQQFGIVEALQQLGVKEINLGTSTGLNWFANGEIIESYSPVDGQLIGKVQASTKEDYEKVMEAATAAFKTFRVMPAPKRGEIVRQFGEKLRKYKEPLGKLVSYEMGKSYQEGLGEVQEMIDICDFAVGLSRQLHGLTMHSERFGHRMYEQYHPLGVVGIISAFNFPVAVWSWNTALAWICGDVCVWKPSEKTPLCSIACQNIIAEVLKENNLPEGISCIINGDYKVGELMTNDKRVPLVSATGSTRMGKMVAQACAARLGNSLLELGGNNAIIVTPDADIKMTVIGAVFGAVGTAGQRCTSTRRLIIHEDIYDKVKDAIVAAYGQLRIGNPLDQNNHVGPLIDTGAVAAYNEALEKVVAQGGNIIVPGGVLSGEGYESGCYVKPAIAEAQNHFEIVQHETFAPVLYLLKYSGDVINAIEIQNGVAQGLSSAIMTNNLREAEAFLSHVGSDCGIANVNIGTSGAEIGGAFGGEKETGGGRESGSDAWKVYMRRQTNTINYTTDLPLAQGIKFDL, encoded by the coding sequence ATGTCAACAATAACACAGTCAACAGTAGCGCAACAATTTGGAATTGTAGAAGCGTTACAACAATTAGGAGTAAAAGAAATCAATTTAGGTACTTCAACAGGATTAAATTGGTTTGCTAATGGTGAAATTATTGAGTCATATTCACCAGTAGATGGTCAGTTAATAGGTAAAGTTCAAGCTTCTACAAAAGAAGATTATGAAAAAGTGATGGAAGCAGCTACAGCAGCATTCAAAACTTTTAGAGTAATGCCAGCTCCTAAACGTGGAGAAATTGTTCGTCAATTTGGTGAAAAATTAAGAAAATATAAAGAACCTCTAGGGAAACTTGTTTCTTACGAAATGGGTAAATCGTACCAAGAAGGTTTAGGTGAGGTGCAAGAAATGATCGATATCTGTGACTTTGCAGTAGGTCTTTCTCGTCAATTACATGGTTTGACCATGCATTCTGAACGTTTTGGACATAGAATGTATGAGCAATACCACCCACTAGGAGTAGTAGGAATTATTTCTGCTTTTAACTTCCCAGTTGCTGTTTGGTCTTGGAATACAGCTTTAGCTTGGATATGTGGTGATGTATGTGTGTGGAAACCATCTGAAAAAACACCTTTGTGTTCAATAGCTTGTCAAAACATAATTGCTGAAGTATTAAAAGAAAATAACTTACCAGAAGGTATTTCTTGTATCATTAATGGTGATTATAAAGTAGGTGAATTAATGACTAATGATAAGCGAGTTCCTTTAGTATCTGCTACAGGTTCAACTCGTATGGGGAAAATGGTTGCTCAAGCTTGTGCAGCACGTTTAGGAAACTCATTGTTAGAATTAGGTGGAAACAATGCAATTATAGTTACACCAGATGCTGATATTAAAATGACTGTAATAGGTGCTGTGTTTGGAGCTGTTGGTACAGCGGGTCAACGTTGTACTTCTACACGTCGTTTAATTATTCATGAAGATATTTATGATAAAGTAAAAGACGCTATCGTTGCCGCTTATGGTCAGTTAAGAATTGGTAATCCGTTAGATCAAAATAATCACGTAGGGCCACTTATTGATACCGGAGCTGTTGCTGCTTATAATGAAGCTTTAGAAAAAGTAGTTGCTCAAGGCGGTAATATTATTGTTCCTGGTGGAGTATTAAGTGGAGAAGGTTATGAAAGTGGTTGTTATGTAAAACCAGCAATTGCTGAAGCTCAAAATCATTTTGAAATTGTTCAGCACGAAACTTTTGCTCCTGTATTATATTTGTTAAAATATAGTGGAGATGTTATAAATGCTATTGAAATTCAAAATGGAGTAGCACAAGGTTTATCATCTGCTATTATGACGAATAATTTACGTGAAGCAGAAGCTTTCTTATCTCATGTAGGTTCAGATTGTGGTATTGCGAATGTAAACATTGGTACTTCAGGTGCTGAAATTGGTGGTGCTTTTGGTGGTGAAAAAGAAACTGGTGGTGGACGTGAGTCTGGATCTGATGCTTGGAAAGTGTATATGAGAAGACAAACAAATACAATTAACTATACAACTGATTTGCCTTTAGCACAAGGTATTAAGTTTGATTTGTAA
- a CDS encoding THC0290_0291 family protein yields MLFYFFLLGANYNLFAQYGFSNELGVVVGPVAFQSDYGQRNNLETDAGNTGIGIGLVHFLNFSYRSDCNCYTPDTYFNDHFKIRTELSYNKTKLNHFGQSADKNSIGGKQLRAMEGSTSVTNVGMQLEYYPLSIRDFSAYEGSFAPFVSLGAQYSFYNPEVKTSYGDGVLLNQNNIFQKYWSPSDGKPHGFSNDSGSTWSIVGSVGSRYKLNLMSDLIIDLRWQYFNSNWIDGLNPNQNLYPENKANDWLVWLNFGYIYYLN; encoded by the coding sequence ATTTTGTTTTATTTTTTTCTTTTAGGAGCAAATTATAATTTATTTGCTCAATATGGCTTTTCTAATGAGCTAGGGGTAGTCGTAGGACCTGTTGCTTTTCAATCAGATTATGGACAACGTAATAATTTAGAAACAGATGCAGGTAACACGGGGATAGGAATTGGACTTGTTCACTTTTTAAATTTTTCGTATCGCTCTGATTGTAATTGTTACACACCAGACACTTACTTTAATGATCACTTCAAAATAAGAACAGAATTATCTTACAATAAAACAAAATTAAATCATTTTGGACAATCAGCAGATAAAAACTCTATTGGAGGTAAACAACTAAGAGCAATGGAAGGATCTACATCTGTAACTAATGTAGGTATGCAATTAGAATATTACCCTTTAAGCATTCGTGATTTCTCAGCTTATGAAGGAAGTTTTGCTCCGTTTGTAAGTTTAGGTGCTCAATATAGTTTTTACAATCCCGAAGTTAAAACATCTTATGGAGATGGAGTTCTCTTAAATCAAAATAATATTTTTCAAAAATACTGGAGTCCTTCAGATGGAAAACCTCATGGTTTTTCTAATGATTCTGGAAGTACTTGGTCTATTGTGGGAAGCGTAGGATCGAGGTATAAACTAAATTTAATGTCTGACTTAATCATTGATTTACGTTGGCAATATTTTAATTCAAACTGGATAGATGGCTTAAATCCTAATCAAAATTTATACCCTGAAAACAAAGCAAACGATTGGCTAGTTTGGTTAAATTTCGGTTATATCTATTACTTAAATTAG